A single genomic interval of Bradyrhizobium japonicum USDA 6 harbors:
- a CDS encoding efflux RND transporter permease subunit: protein MNLGKLSINQPILAMVLSIVLVIVGTIAYQTLPVSEYPQAVPPTVTVTTQYPGASAQTVSDTVAAPIEQEINGVEDMLYLYSQATSNGQLTITVTFKLGIDLDKAQVLVQNRVAIAQPRLPDEVQRNGVVTRKNSPDILMAVFVLSPDDSFDQLYISNYTLLQVRDQLLRLDGVGDIQMFGARDYSMRLWLDPDRIADVGLTSGEVLAAIRAQNLQITGGQIAEPPIADRALQPNLVFTGRLKDIGQFEDIVVKAGSDGRTVRLRDVARVELGALSYATSSRILRKSAVAMVVTQRPGSNALATAKAISTTMAKLKESFPKGLDYNIGYNPTEFIAQSVHELIKTVYEAMALVVIVVLVFLQGWRPAIIPIIAIPVSLVGTFAVMAALGFSINNLTLFGLVLAVGIVVDDAIVVVENVERHLQHGMSRREAALKTMEEVGGALVSIALVLCAVFVPTAFLGGISGQFFQQFAVTIAVATAISCFCSLTLSPALASQILTPHEEKRPPARWNVIARGWDGFTALFNRIFDRLARGYATAADFVIRHTMVMLVIYLGLIGSAGWLLVTTSQGFIPAQDRGYLIISAQLPGAASLARTAAVVREIERIALDTPGIVRVGAFSGFSGATRTQAGNAAALFPVFDEPEARQKRGLSANAITADLRKRLSAIQGAFIIVIPPPAVPGIGTGGGFAIRIQDRQGRGPELLAAATDELVAAARKSPNLTSVFSPFTANTPQLFVDIDRVKAQKLAVPIANITDTIETYFGSTYVNDFNLFGRTYHVTAQADLPFRKETSDLARLRTRNAAGDMVMLGSVVDFKDISGPDRVARYNLYSTSEVQGEPATGVSSATALSTIKRLADETLPSGFSLEWTDLSYQQVMGGNAGLYVFPICVLFVYLVLAAQYGSWTLPFAVILIVPMCLFAATIGVRFMGQDVNILTQIGFVVLVGLAAKNAILIVEFARDIELEGRSRLEAVIEACRLRLRPILMTSFAFILGVLPLVISTGSGSEMRQAVGVAVFFGMLGVTLFGLIFTPIFYVVVRNLAEGKNEGRPIQPSAAAAAAE, encoded by the coding sequence ATGAATCTCGGAAAGCTTTCCATCAACCAGCCCATCTTGGCGATGGTACTGTCCATCGTGCTTGTGATCGTCGGCACGATCGCCTACCAGACGCTGCCGGTCTCGGAATATCCGCAGGCGGTGCCGCCGACCGTCACCGTCACCACGCAATATCCCGGCGCCTCCGCGCAGACCGTATCCGACACGGTGGCAGCCCCGATCGAGCAGGAGATCAACGGCGTCGAGGACATGCTGTATCTCTACAGTCAGGCGACCTCGAACGGCCAGCTCACCATCACCGTCACCTTCAAGCTCGGTATTGACCTCGACAAGGCGCAGGTACTTGTGCAGAACCGCGTCGCGATTGCGCAGCCGCGGCTGCCGGACGAGGTGCAGCGCAACGGCGTCGTAACCCGCAAGAACTCGCCCGACATCCTGATGGCCGTATTCGTGCTGTCGCCCGACGACTCGTTCGATCAGCTCTACATCTCCAACTACACGCTGCTGCAGGTGCGCGATCAGCTTTTGCGGCTCGACGGCGTCGGTGACATCCAGATGTTCGGCGCGCGCGACTACTCGATGCGACTGTGGCTCGATCCCGACCGGATCGCTGATGTCGGTCTGACATCGGGCGAGGTGCTGGCGGCGATCCGCGCACAGAACCTGCAGATCACCGGCGGACAGATCGCTGAGCCGCCGATCGCCGATCGCGCGCTCCAGCCGAACCTCGTCTTCACTGGCCGCCTCAAGGATATCGGGCAGTTTGAGGACATCGTGGTGAAGGCCGGTTCCGACGGCCGCACCGTACGTCTGCGCGACGTCGCCCGCGTCGAGCTCGGTGCGCTCTCCTACGCCACCAGCAGCCGCATACTACGCAAGTCGGCCGTCGCAATGGTGGTGACGCAACGGCCCGGATCGAACGCGCTCGCCACGGCGAAGGCAATCTCCACCACCATGGCGAAGCTGAAGGAAAGTTTTCCGAAGGGCCTCGACTACAATATCGGCTACAACCCCACCGAATTCATCGCCCAATCGGTCCATGAGCTGATTAAGACGGTGTACGAGGCGATGGCGCTCGTCGTCATCGTGGTGCTGGTGTTCTTGCAGGGATGGCGGCCTGCGATCATCCCGATCATCGCGATCCCAGTGTCGCTGGTCGGCACCTTCGCGGTGATGGCCGCGCTTGGATTCTCGATCAATAATTTGACGCTCTTCGGTCTGGTCCTCGCGGTCGGCATCGTGGTCGACGACGCCATCGTGGTGGTCGAGAACGTCGAGAGACACCTCCAGCACGGTATGAGCCGGCGCGAGGCGGCGCTCAAGACCATGGAGGAAGTCGGCGGCGCGCTGGTCTCGATCGCACTCGTGCTCTGCGCAGTGTTCGTGCCAACAGCTTTCCTGGGCGGTATCTCCGGGCAGTTCTTCCAGCAATTCGCCGTCACCATCGCAGTCGCGACCGCGATCTCCTGCTTCTGCTCGCTGACACTGTCGCCGGCACTGGCCTCCCAGATCCTTACTCCACACGAGGAGAAACGTCCGCCGGCGCGCTGGAACGTCATTGCGCGCGGCTGGGACGGCTTCACCGCGCTGTTCAACCGCATCTTCGATCGCCTAGCGCGCGGCTACGCGACCGCCGCCGACTTCGTGATCCGGCATACGATGGTGATGCTTGTGATCTATCTCGGGCTGATTGGCAGCGCCGGCTGGCTGCTCGTCACCACTTCGCAGGGCTTCATTCCCGCGCAGGATCGCGGTTACCTCATCATCTCGGCGCAATTGCCAGGCGCCGCGTCGCTGGCGCGGACCGCTGCGGTGGTGCGCGAAATCGAGCGGATCGCGCTGGATACGCCAGGTATCGTCCGCGTCGGGGCGTTCAGCGGGTTCTCCGGCGCGACGCGCACGCAGGCCGGTAATGCCGCAGCGCTATTCCCGGTGTTCGACGAGCCGGAGGCGCGGCAGAAGAGGGGATTGTCGGCCAACGCGATCACGGCCGATCTACGCAAGCGGCTGTCGGCGATCCAGGGCGCCTTCATCATCGTCATTCCACCGCCCGCGGTGCCAGGCATCGGCACTGGCGGCGGCTTCGCCATCCGCATCCAGGATCGACAAGGGCGCGGTCCCGAGCTGCTCGCAGCGGCGACCGACGAGCTCGTCGCCGCCGCCCGTAAGTCGCCAAATCTGACCTCGGTGTTCTCGCCTTTCACGGCGAATACGCCGCAGCTGTTTGTCGATATCGATCGTGTCAAAGCGCAGAAGCTCGCAGTCCCCATCGCCAACATCACCGACACGATCGAGACCTACTTCGGTTCGACCTATGTCAACGACTTCAACCTGTTTGGGCGTACCTATCACGTCACCGCGCAGGCCGATCTCCCATTCCGCAAGGAGACTTCCGATCTCGCGCGGCTGCGTACCCGGAACGCGGCCGGCGACATGGTGATGCTCGGCAGCGTCGTTGACTTCAAGGACATCTCGGGACCCGATCGTGTGGCGCGATACAATCTCTACTCGACGTCCGAGGTGCAAGGTGAGCCGGCGACGGGCGTAAGCTCGGCCACAGCGCTCAGCACCATCAAGCGATTGGCCGACGAAACGTTGCCGAGCGGCTTTTCTCTCGAATGGACCGATCTGTCCTATCAACAGGTGATGGGTGGCAATGCCGGCCTCTATGTGTTCCCGATCTGTGTGCTGTTCGTCTACTTGGTGCTGGCAGCGCAATATGGCAGCTGGACGTTGCCGTTCGCGGTGATCCTGATCGTGCCGATGTGCCTGTTCGCGGCCACCATCGGGGTGCGCTTCATGGGTCAGGACGTCAACATCCTAACCCAGATCGGCTTCGTGGTGCTGGTCGGACTTGCGGCCAAGAACGCGATCCTGATCGTCGAGTTCGCGCGCGACATCGAGCTTGAGGGCAGGTCGCGGCTGGAGGCTGTCATCGAGGCCTGCCGGCTCCGCCTGCGGCCGATCCTGATGACCTCGTTTGCTTTCATCCTCGGCGTGCTGCCCCTGGTGATTTCGACTGGTTCGGGCTCGGAGATGCGCCAGGCGGTCGGCGTCGCGGTGTTCTTCGGCATGCTCGGCGTCACGCTGTTCGGCCTGATCTTCACGCCGATTTTCTATGTGGTGGTGCGCAACCTCGCGGAAGGCAAGAACGAGGGCAGGCCAATTCAGCCGAGCGCGGCCGCGGCGGCGGCGGAATGA
- a CDS encoding ATP-binding sensor histidine kinase, translating into MVRQSLNVAYSDGSSQVLWEDGERVFSRGWRVDDNGNRLAVLLVAPAAHHPSRSRLDRLTHEYELKDELDGAWAVRPLALMRDAGRTVLVLDDPGGQPLDHLLGEPMEVARFLCLAIAVTSALGKLHQRGLIHKDIKPANIVVDCADGHVRLTGFGIASRLSRERQAPEPPETIAGTLAYMAPEQTGRMNRSIDARSDLYALGVTLYQMLTGVLPFTAADPMEWVHCHIARRPAPPSERLKNLPGSVSAIIMKLLAKTAEERYQTAAGAERDLRRCLAEWETRGDIDEFPPGEHDTPDRLLIPEKLYGRTAEIDTLLASFDRIVAGGRPELILVSGYSGIGKSAVVNELHKRLVPPRGLFASGKLDQYKRDIPYATLAQAFQSLIRPLLNKTEAELRKWREALLEALEPNARLIVDLVPELKHIIGEQPPVPELPPQDVQGRFQLVFRRFISVFARPEHPLALFLDDLQWLDAATLDLLQDLLTRADVQNLLLIGAYRNNEVDPVHPLTRKLEAIRQAGAILQGIVLAPLSCEDLGQLIADSVHSEPEKIAPLAQLIHEKTTGNPLFAIQFISALADEALLTFDYDEARWCWDLNRIHAKGYTDNVVDLMVGKLNRLSAETRNALQKLACLGNDAESAMLRIAYQDSGEEMHGQLWEAVRAGLILRSEDSYKFLHDRVQEAAYSLIPEESRAEAHLRMGMLLAAQTPPERLEETIFEIVNQLNRGSHLITSTEELERVAELNFIAGKRAKTSTAYASALNYLISGVALLPGDPWERQHDLIFELELHRAECEFLTGALAEAEQRLAMLSARATTTIERARVTCLQVDLYTTLDQGSRAIAVGLDYLRHLGVDWSAHPTEEEARREYDRIWSQLGSRAIETLIDLPLMSDPVSLATLDVLTKLGPPAHYTDAKLRSMVICRAVNLSLEGGNCDGSCYAYAVLARLAGPEFGDYQAGLRFGRLGYELVEQRGLKRFQARTYLNFGYLLMFWTRHVREGRDLLRRAFETANQIGDLTFAAYYYTHLNTYLLAAGDPLDIVQVEVEHGLAFARNMRFGFAIDSIAGQLGLIRTLRGLTPIFGCFDDGQFNELLLESRFRKNPDLALAEGSYWTRKLQARFFAGDYVGALEASLRAQQLQPTSASFFECAEYHFYSALSRAASCESAAAAQRQEHVEALAAHHRQLEVWTTACPESFENRAALVGAEIARIEGRALDAEHLYEHAIRSAHTHGLVHNEALANEVAARFYSARGFEKIAHAYLQDARYGYIRWGADGKVRQLDELYPHLRKEKPAAGPTSTIGAPVEQLDLSTVIKVSQTVSGEIVLEKLIDTLMRTAIEYAGAGRGLLILAVGDGYRIEAEVTTSNDMVTVGQRQAGVTAANLPESILHYVIRTKESVLIHDAAAANPFFADEYIHKHHAHSILCLPLLKQGRLAGVLYLENNLAAHVFTPDRVTVLKVLASQAAISLENSRLYDDLADREGKIRRLVDANIIGILIADSEGRILEANDAFLRIVGYDREDLVSGRVRWTELSPPEWRERDILTQAELNSAGIVRPFEKEYVRKDGSRVPVLIGAALFKEGGDEGLAFVLDLTERKRVEEALSQAQRLSRTGYWIYNATTMRYLYWSDESYRIWGFDPSQGLPSRQGIWERIHPEDRDRVWGAVQEAVQRKRDFVAEFRLLLPDGTIKWVEGTSYHVFSPGGALAEVITTTVDVTERRRAQDEREKLRQFELDFAHMNRVSMMGELAASLSHEILHPIATARNNARAGMRFLEMKPPNLDETREALACVVRDTDRAKDIVGRMRDHIKKAPLRKERFDLNSAINEVIVLAQSAIHRNSVSVQTRLADGLLPVMGDCVQLQQVLLNLILNAAEAMGLVEEGARELLISTREDQTGALVTVRDSGRGIDPEHFDRVFDAFYTTKPGGTGMGLSICRSIIQAHGGKLWAEANEPRGAVFQFTLPADNDS; encoded by the coding sequence ATGGTGCGGCAGTCGTTGAACGTCGCATACTCGGATGGTAGTTCCCAGGTGTTGTGGGAGGATGGCGAGCGCGTGTTTAGCCGCGGCTGGCGAGTGGACGACAATGGCAACCGGCTCGCCGTCCTGCTTGTTGCTCCTGCCGCCCATCACCCGTCCCGGTCAAGACTCGATCGTCTCACGCACGAATACGAGCTGAAAGATGAACTCGACGGGGCATGGGCGGTGCGGCCACTGGCCCTCATGCGCGACGCCGGTCGGACCGTGCTAGTGCTCGATGATCCAGGCGGCCAGCCGCTCGACCATTTGCTCGGTGAGCCCATGGAGGTAGCGCGCTTCCTGTGCCTGGCTATCGCCGTTACCTCAGCCTTGGGCAAGCTTCATCAGCGCGGGCTCATCCACAAAGACATCAAGCCAGCTAATATCGTCGTGGACTGCGCGGATGGACATGTGCGTCTCACCGGGTTTGGCATCGCATCCCGCCTGTCCCGCGAGCGGCAGGCGCCCGAGCCGCCCGAAACCATCGCCGGTACGCTCGCTTACATGGCACCCGAACAAACCGGGCGGATGAACCGCTCGATCGACGCCCGCAGCGACCTCTACGCCCTCGGCGTCACGCTGTACCAGATGCTCACGGGCGTGCTGCCCTTCACGGCGGCGGATCCGATGGAATGGGTGCACTGCCATATCGCAAGACGACCGGCGCCCCCCAGCGAGCGGTTAAAAAACCTCCCAGGCTCGGTCTCCGCGATTATCATGAAGCTTCTCGCCAAGACTGCCGAGGAGCGTTACCAGACGGCTGCAGGTGCCGAGAGAGATTTACGGCGCTGCCTCGCTGAATGGGAAACCCGTGGCGATATCGATGAATTCCCGCCCGGGGAACATGACACCCCGGACCGGCTGCTGATCCCCGAGAAATTGTATGGTCGGACGGCCGAGATCGATACCCTGCTTGCCTCCTTCGACCGTATCGTTGCCGGCGGCAGGCCGGAGTTGATCCTGGTTTCCGGATACTCCGGCATCGGCAAATCCGCGGTCGTTAACGAGCTTCATAAACGACTTGTTCCGCCCCGCGGTCTTTTTGCGTCGGGCAAGCTTGATCAGTACAAGCGCGACATCCCCTACGCCACCCTTGCGCAGGCCTTTCAGAGCCTGATCCGCCCTCTCTTGAACAAGACCGAAGCGGAGCTGCGGAAATGGCGGGAGGCGCTGCTCGAGGCGCTCGAGCCGAACGCTCGGCTCATTGTCGATCTCGTTCCGGAATTGAAGCACATCATCGGCGAACAGCCACCGGTCCCCGAGCTGCCGCCACAGGATGTGCAAGGTCGCTTTCAACTGGTGTTCCGGCGATTCATCAGCGTGTTCGCGCGGCCGGAACATCCGCTCGCCCTGTTCCTTGATGATCTCCAATGGCTCGATGCAGCAACGCTCGATTTGCTTCAGGATCTGTTGACCCGGGCGGATGTACAGAACCTGTTGTTGATTGGCGCTTACCGCAACAACGAAGTCGATCCCGTCCATCCGCTGACACGCAAGCTTGAGGCGATCCGCCAAGCCGGAGCGATACTACAAGGCATCGTATTGGCGCCCTTATCCTGTGAAGATCTGGGACAATTGATCGCGGATTCCGTTCACAGCGAACCGGAGAAAATCGCGCCGCTGGCACAGCTGATTCACGAGAAGACAACCGGCAATCCGCTTTTCGCTATTCAGTTCATTTCTGCGCTCGCCGACGAAGCATTGCTCACTTTCGATTATGACGAGGCGCGATGGTGCTGGGACCTGAATCGCATTCACGCCAAAGGTTACACCGACAATGTGGTGGACCTTATGGTGGGGAAGCTGAACCGTCTGTCCGCCGAAACCCGGAACGCATTGCAAAAGCTCGCCTGCCTGGGCAACGACGCAGAGTCCGCCATGTTGCGGATCGCTTACCAGGACTCCGGGGAGGAGATGCACGGCCAGCTTTGGGAAGCCGTGCGAGCAGGGCTGATCCTTCGTTCAGAGGATTCCTACAAGTTTCTCCACGACCGTGTCCAGGAAGCGGCCTACTCCTTGATTCCGGAGGAATCGCGTGCCGAAGCCCATCTCCGAATGGGGATGCTCCTCGCAGCGCAGACCCCTCCAGAGAGGTTGGAGGAGACGATCTTCGAAATCGTCAATCAGCTCAACCGCGGCTCGCATCTCATCACGTCAACTGAGGAGCTTGAGCGGGTCGCTGAGTTGAATTTCATTGCAGGGAAACGCGCAAAGACCTCGACAGCATATGCCTCGGCGCTGAACTACCTGATCTCCGGCGTAGCACTGCTGCCAGGGGACCCCTGGGAGCGCCAGCACGACCTGATCTTCGAGCTGGAGTTGCACCGGGCCGAATGTGAGTTCCTTACTGGTGCACTGGCGGAAGCCGAGCAGCGCCTGGCGATGCTGTCGGCCCGTGCCACAACGACGATCGAACGAGCCCGCGTTACGTGCCTGCAGGTGGATCTTTACACGACACTGGATCAGGGCAGTCGCGCGATCGCAGTCGGTCTCGACTATCTCCGCCACCTGGGTGTTGACTGGTCGGCGCACCCGACGGAAGAAGAGGCAAGGCGCGAGTATGACCGGATCTGGTCCCAACTCGGCTCCCGCGCGATAGAAACCCTGATTGATCTGCCTTTGATGAGCGATCCCGTATCGCTCGCGACCCTTGATGTGCTGACAAAGCTCGGGCCGCCGGCCCACTATACAGATGCGAAACTACGTTCGATGGTCATCTGTCGAGCAGTCAATCTCAGCCTCGAGGGCGGCAATTGTGACGGGTCGTGCTACGCCTATGCAGTGCTAGCCAGGCTTGCTGGACCGGAATTCGGCGACTACCAGGCGGGACTTCGATTCGGTCGTCTCGGCTATGAACTGGTCGAACAGCGCGGGCTAAAGCGCTTCCAAGCCAGGACCTATTTGAACTTTGGATATTTACTCATGTTCTGGACGAGACATGTCCGGGAAGGTCGTGATCTGCTGCGACGTGCGTTTGAGACGGCAAACCAGATAGGTGACCTCACTTTTGCGGCGTACTACTACACCCACCTGAACACGTATCTTCTCGCGGCGGGCGATCCGCTCGATATCGTGCAGGTCGAGGTCGAGCATGGTCTTGCGTTCGCGCGGAACATGCGGTTCGGCTTTGCGATTGACTCCATTGCCGGCCAGCTAGGGCTGATCCGGACGCTCCGCGGCTTGACGCCGATTTTCGGTTGCTTTGACGATGGGCAGTTCAACGAACTCCTACTGGAGTCCCGTTTCCGCAAGAACCCGGATCTGGCGTTGGCCGAGGGCTCGTATTGGACCCGCAAGCTGCAGGCACGTTTCTTTGCCGGCGACTATGTGGGTGCCCTTGAGGCCTCATTGAGGGCGCAACAGCTGCAGCCGACATCGGCGTCTTTTTTCGAATGCGCGGAATATCACTTTTACAGTGCGCTCTCCAGAGCGGCATCCTGCGAGTCCGCGGCGGCCGCCCAACGGCAGGAGCATGTCGAGGCACTGGCTGCGCACCACCGACAACTCGAGGTCTGGACGACGGCTTGCCCGGAGAGCTTCGAGAACCGCGCCGCACTCGTCGGGGCGGAGATCGCCCGGATCGAAGGCCGCGCGCTCGACGCCGAACATCTTTACGAGCACGCTATCCGCTCGGCACACACGCATGGCTTGGTCCACAACGAGGCGCTCGCCAACGAAGTCGCCGCACGCTTTTATTCCGCACGCGGGTTCGAGAAGATCGCGCATGCCTATCTGCAGGACGCGCGGTACGGATACATTCGCTGGGGAGCCGACGGCAAGGTGCGCCAACTCGACGAGTTGTATCCGCACCTCAGGAAGGAAAAGCCAGCTGCCGGCCCCACAAGCACGATCGGGGCACCCGTCGAACAACTGGATCTATCTACTGTTATCAAAGTCTCGCAAACCGTGTCGGGCGAGATCGTCCTGGAAAAGCTGATCGACACGCTGATGCGCACGGCGATTGAGTACGCGGGTGCCGGGCGAGGTCTGTTGATCCTTGCGGTAGGTGATGGGTACCGGATTGAGGCGGAAGTCACGACCAGCAATGATATGGTGACCGTCGGTCAGCGACAAGCAGGTGTAACCGCCGCAAATCTACCGGAGTCCATTCTACACTACGTGATCCGGACCAAAGAGAGCGTTCTGATCCACGATGCCGCTGCCGCGAACCCGTTTTTCGCCGATGAGTACATCCATAAGCATCACGCCCATTCAATTCTCTGCCTGCCGTTGCTCAAACAAGGCAGGCTGGCCGGGGTACTCTACCTAGAGAACAACTTGGCGGCACACGTTTTCACACCTGACCGCGTCACAGTCTTGAAGGTGCTCGCGTCGCAGGCGGCCATCTCGCTCGAAAATTCGCGGCTTTATGACGATCTCGCAGATCGGGAAGGGAAGATCAGGCGTTTGGTCGACGCCAACATCATTGGGATCCTCATTGCCGACAGCGAAGGACGGATCCTCGAAGCTAATGACGCGTTTCTACGCATCGTAGGATATGACCGCGAGGACTTGGTTTCGGGGCGCGTGCGCTGGACCGAGCTGTCCCCGCCCGAATGGCGCGAGCGGGACATACTGACTCAGGCGGAACTGAACTCGGCCGGAATAGTTCGACCCTTCGAGAAGGAGTATGTTCGGAAGGACGGCAGCCGCGTTCCCGTACTTATTGGCGCTGCTCTGTTCAAGGAAGGAGGCGACGAGGGCCTTGCATTCGTGCTCGATTTGACGGAGCGAAAGCGCGTCGAGGAAGCGCTTAGCCAGGCACAAAGACTGAGCCGCACCGGCTATTGGATCTACAACGCCACAACGATGCGTTACCTCTATTGGTCGGACGAGAGTTACAGGATCTGGGGGTTTGATCCGTCGCAGGGCCTGCCAAGTCGGCAAGGTATTTGGGAACGTATTCACCCAGAGGACCGCGACAGAGTGTGGGGCGCGGTTCAGGAGGCCGTGCAACGGAAGAGAGACTTCGTGGCCGAGTTCAGACTTCTCCTACCTGATGGAACAATCAAATGGGTCGAAGGAACCAGCTATCATGTGTTTTCGCCTGGGGGCGCGCTGGCTGAGGTTATCACCACAACCGTCGATGTGACGGAGCGAAGGCGGGCACAGGACGAACGTGAGAAGCTGCGTCAGTTCGAACTGGATTTCGCCCACATGAACCGCGTGAGCATGATGGGAGAATTGGCGGCCTCGCTGTCTCACGAAATTCTGCATCCGATCGCTACTGCTCGTAACAACGCCCGTGCAGGGATGCGCTTTCTGGAGATGAAACCGCCAAATTTGGATGAGACCAGGGAAGCGCTCGCTTGCGTCGTGAGGGACACGGACCGCGCCAAGGATATCGTCGGACGGATGCGTGATCACATCAAGAAAGCGCCTCTGCGAAAGGAGCGTTTTGATCTCAATTCGGCTATCAACGAAGTGATTGTACTGGCGCAAAGCGCAATTCACAGGAACAGCGTTTCGGTCCAAACCCGGCTCGCAGATGGACTGCTTCCGGTTATGGGGGATTGCGTTCAGCTGCAACAGGTATTGCTGAACTTGATCCTGAACGCGGCCGAAGCGATGGGCTTGGTCGAGGAAGGGGCGAGAGAGCTATTGATCAGCACCAGGGAGGATCAGACCGGCGCCCTCGTAACCGTACGGGATTCGGGGCGGGGCATTGATCCGGAGCACTTCGATCGAGTCTTCGACGCCTTTTACACCACGAAGCCCGGTGGAACAGGGATGGGGTTGTCGATATGCCGTTCCATCATCCAAGCACATGGAGGCAAGTTGTGGGCGGAAGCGAACGAACCTCGCGGCGCCGTATTTCAGTTTACCCTGCCGGCGGACAACGACTCATGA
- a CDS encoding response regulator transcription factor, giving the protein MLHRTLISVVDDDQPHRESIRKLIMLLGYTVEAFSSAADFLASRALPETACLVTDVNMPGMTGVELHRRLVDAGYAIPTILVTAYPDEVVRDQALKDGVVCYLSKPVDDDILERCVRSALRSGTPIEDNS; this is encoded by the coding sequence ATGTTGCACCGTACACTGATATCCGTCGTCGACGACGATCAGCCCCACCGTGAGTCAATACGAAAGCTAATAATGCTGCTGGGCTATACTGTCGAAGCGTTTTCGTCGGCGGCCGATTTCCTGGCATCGCGTGCCCTGCCTGAAACCGCCTGCTTGGTCACTGACGTTAACATGCCCGGAATGACCGGAGTCGAGCTGCACAGGCGTTTGGTCGATGCAGGGTATGCAATCCCAACGATCCTCGTTACCGCCTACCCCGATGAGGTTGTCAGGGATCAGGCTCTGAAGGACGGGGTTGTTTGCTATCTTAGCAAGCCAGTGGACGATGACATTCTCGAGCGATGCGTGCGTTCTGCTCTGCGGTCGGGTACGCCAATTGAAGATAATTCATGA
- a CDS encoding response regulator transcription factor produces the protein MGEANPSVLVIDDDPEFRDSVARLLRTVGLDARQFSSVPDFLEADPPDGPTCLVLDVRMPGRSGLDLQSELVAANRQVPIIFITAYADVPMTVQAMKSGAIEFLTKPFRDQDLLDAIDAGLARDRARRESDRVVAAIRRRLDTLSPRETEVMLHVVAGRLNKQIANDIGIAESTVKVHRTNLMRKMKARSVPELTRMADCLNIKLQQLQNL, from the coding sequence ATGGGTGAGGCAAATCCCAGTGTCTTGGTTATCGATGATGATCCCGAATTTCGCGATTCGGTCGCGCGACTGTTGCGGACAGTCGGCTTGGATGCCCGACAATTTTCGTCTGTTCCCGATTTTCTCGAGGCCGATCCGCCGGATGGTCCTACTTGCCTGGTGCTCGACGTAAGAATGCCGGGGCGAAGCGGTCTCGATCTTCAGAGCGAACTTGTCGCCGCAAACAGGCAAGTGCCTATCATCTTCATCACAGCCTACGCCGACGTGCCGATGACTGTGCAAGCAATGAAGAGCGGTGCGATAGAGTTCCTTACAAAGCCATTCCGAGATCAGGATCTGCTTGACGCCATCGATGCCGGTCTCGCTCGCGATCGTGCCCGACGTGAGAGTGATAGGGTGGTGGCTGCAATAAGGCGGCGTCTCGACACGCTCAGCCCCCGCGAGACTGAGGTCATGCTCCATGTCGTGGCTGGTCGCCTGAACAAGCAGATTGCCAACGATATCGGCATCGCCGAGTCCACGGTGAAAGTGCATCGCACTAACCTGATGCGAAAGATGAAAGCGCGTTCGGTCCCGGAACTCACCCGGATGGCGGACTGCCTCAATATAAAACTGCAGCAGCTGCAGAACCTCTGA
- a CDS encoding LysR family transcriptional regulator yields MELHQVRYFLAVASTLNFTRAAEQCNVTQPALTKAVQKLEQELGGQLIYRERQLTQLTDLGKEVLPMLERTLASAEAVRRRAQEFQRKEVAPLKIGLAPSISASLVLDPIAEIAKFVPGLHVELREDVTEKLVDLLLEGEINAAMVGDVQDVPARIDDWSLFEERYVAVLAPTHRLANRLSIGIDDLRETILLERAGCDITPKIQRSYFPEEPLHLGHCSGHDLHLQHMAAAGFGVILAPEHMPHLPTLKTIPLEGDMVSREVRLLAVQGRCYSPALDAFVKFARLRDWSVVARTA; encoded by the coding sequence ATGGAGCTTCATCAGGTTCGCTACTTCCTCGCCGTCGCGTCCACGCTCAACTTCACCCGCGCGGCCGAGCAGTGCAACGTTACGCAGCCCGCTCTGACCAAGGCGGTGCAGAAACTCGAGCAGGAGCTCGGCGGCCAATTGATCTACCGCGAACGCCAGTTGACGCAGCTCACCGACCTTGGAAAAGAAGTCCTTCCGATGCTGGAGCGCACACTGGCCTCGGCAGAGGCGGTGCGTCGCCGAGCCCAGGAGTTCCAACGCAAGGAAGTCGCGCCACTGAAGATCGGCCTCGCCCCATCCATCTCGGCCTCGCTCGTCCTCGATCCGATCGCCGAGATCGCAAAGTTCGTTCCCGGACTTCACGTAGAGTTGCGTGAGGATGTGACGGAAAAGCTCGTCGACCTCTTGCTCGAGGGGGAGATCAATGCCGCAATGGTCGGCGACGTGCAGGACGTGCCCGCCCGCATCGACGACTGGTCGCTGTTCGAGGAGCGCTACGTCGCGGTTCTCGCGCCGACACACCGGCTCGCAAACCGTCTCTCGATCGGCATCGACGACCTCCGTGAGACCATCTTGCTGGAACGCGCCGGATGCGACATCACTCCGAAGATCCAACGGTCGTATTTCCCCGAGGAACCGCTCCACCTCGGCCACTGCAGCGGTCATGACTTGCACTTGCAGCACATGGCCGCCGCTGGCTTCGGCGTGATACTCGCGCCCGAGCACATGCCGCACCTTCCGACGCTCAAGACCATCCCGCTCGAAGGCGACATGGTTTCGCGGGAGGTGCGGCTGCTGGCAGTGCAGGGGCGCTGCTACTCGCCGGCGCTGGATGCGTTCGTCAAGTTCGCTCGCCTTCGCGACTGGTCGGTCGTCGCTCGGACGGCGTGA